DNA from Sceloporus undulatus isolate JIND9_A2432 ecotype Alabama unplaced genomic scaffold, SceUnd_v1.1 scaffold_170, whole genome shotgun sequence:
CCCCCTCTGAGGAGTCTTTCccaggcttggctttgggggtGATTTGGAGGTGGAGTCTGGAGTTCTTGACACAATTTTCGTTTTTAAGAACTTTAGATAATTCTTTACCTATTTTTATAGCTTTCTGTGCGGTGTTCGGGCTGtgtactagaagagtttattcctgacgtttcgccagcagctgtggctggcatcttcagagaatgccagccacagatgctggcgaaacgtcaggaagaaactcttctagaaaatggccagagagcacaaaaaacccacaaaaaactaaagatgttCAGCTATTTACTGCCTCCCCCAAACCTTGTCTAAAACCAACATAAGGTGAAGACTTTCATGTAATGCTATGTACAGTACCAGATCATTACCATTCTGAGGGCATGTCTACGCAGGCCATTTGTAGCAATTTCCCCTGCCCTCTTTTTGCCCTGTCCAGACAATGCAGGGCAAAGGCCTGATGTGATTGCAAACTATCTACATGTAGGAAGGGCAGCCCCGCAGCAAATCCAGGCCATCCCTATGATAAACCAGATTTAAAACACTTACCATTTTGCTCCAAATCTACACAGAAAATCCAGAGTGACACCAGACAGTTGTCTATACAGCATCCCACTATGTTGCCCAGCACTGCCACTGCAAGTTgctcctccaaagtcacaacaagGCGCCCAGCCATCTAGTCAAAGCTAGGCACCTTGTTTTCAACCTTAGAAAATTGGGGGGAAGGCTagagttttggggttttaattgtaacttttaaTTGTATGATGTTTTAATTCTAGATTGCTGTAATCCACCAGTGGGCAACAGAACGCGACGCTGCGTAGACAGCCTCCTGGCATCGCTTCAGAACGTGCAGATAATGGGGCAGATTCGGGGTAGCTCTGGGGCCATTACTCCAGAATAGTAATGCCCTGATACTGTGCATACCATTTCATGAAAATCTTCACCTTACATACATTTTAGACAATGTTTGggggcatctgtggctggcatcttcagagacgtaTTTTATGTTCCTAAGGTAACATTCTTAAGGGTATATTTGCAGATATGGATGCTGCTCCAATGGAATAAATCTCCCCCTTCCCACCAAGCACCAAAGAACACCTTTTCTCCATTCCAGAAACCTCTAAAGCAactcatggaatcatagactcgtatagttggaagagaccacaggggccatccagcccaaccccctgccatgccaacTCAGCCCAACCCCTTGCCAACTCACCCACAAGTAGCTTGACATCTCGCACAGTGAAGTCTGGGTCCGGCATCCTgaaagtagtaaaaaaaaaaaaagggggggggggacagggcaTTATACAAAAGGCTATCAGTAGCTCAGGTGAAATTCAGAGTACAGTTGAGAGGACATATACATCGGAATAGCCATTCTGAGTCCAATGTCACTTAGCAGCTAGCAAAAACACTATTAGAAGATGAGTGCGACTGAGATGCTCCACTCCATCTCACCAATCCCCAAATCTGGCTCTCCAAAAGTGGTTTCATTCCTGAGTTTGGAAGCTATGCTTCTGGATATCATGGCTAGCAGGCACCAACAAATTTATGCCCCGGGGATTCCTTTATCAACAACCTTTTCTGGAACACTACCCTTTGTAATATCCTTTGctggtggcttcttttttgccatcaagttgactttgactggTGCTGACCCTATGAACAATAGACATCCAAgggccctgctcaggtcttgaaaactcagcTCCATCGTGGCTTCCTTTCTCCAGTCAATCCAACTGtcgtgtggtctccctctttgtCAGCCCAGAAAAGTTACAGAGGGGGAAAAGTTCCTTTCAGAAAAAGGCCAAGAAAACAGCCGTACTAGGCTCAGCCATCATCCATCCCTCTGAAAACTGTTCACCGAAGTCCTAACATCTTCTCCGTCTTGGCTGTAGGTTGGTAGGTACTCTATCATTTAGCCATTCTCACAGAGCCTGCACCTCTCTTTGGGAATGCTCTACCGCTTGACCATACCTGAAACTGGAGCTTTTATGTCTTCCAGAAGCAACAGCATTCTTAATTCAAACTATTCCTTGGCAGCTAGCAAGCAAGTAGAAGGATGGGTCTACCCTTccccaccctgagaccttgcggTGCTACACACCCAACGTTGCGGCTGTCggtttttagagagagagagagtattagACGTTAAAGAGTACTGTCTTACTTAATTCCCAGTCCATCCTTACTTCTGAAGACGAGGGGGACTCTGAGGGCTTCTCGCTGCACATACTCAAAAGTGAAATCTaaatggaaggagggggagagagaaaacaagTCACTGTCTGTGGAtttggggggctctgtggccacgttctagaagaggttatgcctgatgtttcgccagcatctgtggctggcatcttcagagaaggctggcatggaggtgagtggggtgtgtgtgtgtgtgtgtgtgtgtgtacacacactgtgtgatccagATTTACATGGGGATCACTCCTctttacccaggatcacacagtatacacacacacacacacacacacgcaccctactctcttccaggccagcattctctgaagatgccagccacagatgctggcagggCTCAACTGGGTTCTGCCTCCAGTCCGGCTGCGGCCTTTCTGGGTCAGAGCGccccaaactacagctcccaggattcccccgCCTGGCCTCCCTGcagcctgccctcctcctcctgctcctcctcggcCTACCTGGGCCCTGCATGGGGCGGACGAAGCGGGCGCCGAAGCGGGGGCTCCTCAGCTTCTCCTCGAGGCTGAAGCCCCGGACGCTGACGATCTCCTCCACGTCGGACAGGTCCTCGTTCTCGTCGTAGAGCCTCCGGCCGACGGGTCGCTGCGGAGGGGGAGCAAGGAGAGGGAAGGCGGCCggggctgaaggaggaggagcagccccGCCAGGGCTCCGATCCTCCAAGGCAGGGCCCCGGAGCTCCCCATTGGCCCCCCTCATGCCTCCCCGAGCCAGAGCCATAgagttctgccatgcaggaactctcaagccaAGGAGCCCCAGtgaccctccagcctctgctttaaaggcCGCCGAGGAGGAAGACCTGGGACCCAGCTCCAGGGGCCCCGAGCAAGGTGAGAAAGAAGGCCAGCctgggcagggaaagagaggaggaggcggcaggcTCTCTGCTGGGCCCCACGTGTCTTTTGGGGGGGCCTCTCTCGGATCCCCCCCGGGAAGGGTTTCCCTAAGGAGCCCCTGTTTCCCTGCTGCTCCCACCGGAACCAGCCCCGGGTcggtctgtgtctgtctgtctttcttccctctccttatGTAACAGCGCTGAATCCGAACCCAGCTCTCCCCTTCCGGAGCAAGGCAGCGCCCGGTACCCACCAGCCTTCGCCCCGATTCTGTCTCCGTCTCCATCTTCCGGAGAGGTTCATGTCTCCGAGTCAAGCGTTGCCTCCTCTGGGGTCCTGCGGGGAAGCTCCGGCTCGGGTTCCTCTCGGGCTTGGCCCCcaaagaggagggggcagggcaGGGAAACCCCTCCGAGTCTTGGAAGGAGGGAAGCCAACACCCCCAAGTTCTGGCTCAAAGCCCCTCCTTGGGTTGGTTTGGGGGAATCGGGGGCTCTGAAGGCTCGGCCGAGGCGCTCAAGCCATCCTGGCTGGGGAGGGggtctcttgggggggggggagcagcggAGGCTCCGCTTGGGTTTGTCGCCCCCTGCCAAATGAAGCAGGAGCGAGGCGGAGGCAGGCGTCACGGGAGTCCCCAGAACGTAAACATCGGGGCTGGGGTTGGGGGGGAATCCCGGGTTTGGGCACCAGCGCGGCcctgcctccttctcttcttcctcctcctcctcctcctccttttgagtcggcggctgctgctgctgctcatatTGGCCAGTGTTGTGGTTGGGTCACGAGGGGGCGCCAGTGCGCAGGCGCGGCGGAGGGAGGG
Protein-coding regions in this window:
- the LOC121917694 gene encoding lysine-specific demethylase 2B-like, coding for METETESGRRLRPVGRRLYDENEDLSDVEEIVSVRGFSLEEKLRSPRFGARFVRPMQGPDFTFEYVQREALRVPLVFRSKDGLGIKMPDPDFTVRDVKLLV